A window of the Bufo gargarizans isolate SCDJY-AF-19 chromosome 1, ASM1485885v1, whole genome shotgun sequence genome harbors these coding sequences:
- the LOC122944676 gene encoding uncharacterized protein LOC122944676: MAVIFKMKFFLVWICLISEAFPFATHSPEVNDTEGCCGQNTKLIYKGHDSNSGINIYVFEYTPQSKEAKDGRVEDTTMKNDLQSSRNALKDTENGENHEDTIIQTTKPTSIYGRNKDPDTGTGNKPDWKFDTIISTEGETQNDIEMYENTDLLSNATEGLQSEMSHTRDVQKTSGHSNRDDYYGTEGSAVLDIPAYYDTNTGTQGPQVYSTPNIDLKNNLGCSESEGQCKNPTKSTERVFVTQPTIHKDYSKRRTRPDYYGNRDRKTMNRTVKPAKTRVHKSDKQTNGKKSDKQTNGKKSDKQTNGKVIPISHIIRKIFQNRYGQRRKTGGYRHISSESRSDSSQEFD, encoded by the exons ATGGCAG TAATATTCAAAATGAAGTTTTTCCTGGTATGGATCTGTCTTATTTCAGAAGCGTTTCCATTTGCA ACACATTCTCCTGAAGTCAACGATACAGAGGGTTGCTGTGGGCAAAACACAAAG CTTATTTACAAAGGTCATGATTCCAACAGTGGTATAAATATCTATGTATTTGAATACACGCCACAAAGCAAAGAAGCAAAG GATGGAAGAGTTGAAGATACAACAATGAAGAATGATTTGCAAAGTAGCAGAAATGCTCTTAAAGATACTGAAAATGGAGAAAACCATGAAGATACAATTATTCAGACCACCAAACCTACAAGCATATATGGCAGAAATAAGGATCCTGACACAGGGACTGGTAATAAGCCTGATTGGAAGTTTGATACTATTATTAGTACAGAAGGTGAAACTCAAAATGACATTGAAATGTATGAAAACACGGATCTACTCTCAAATGCCACTGAGGGACTTCAATCAGAAATGTCACACACTAGAGATGTGCAGAAAACCAGCGGACATAGTAATAGAGACGACTACTATGGTACTGAAGGTAGTGCAGTTCTAGACATTCCAGCCTACTATGACACTAATACTGGTACCCAAGGGCCACAAGTGTATTcaacaccaaatattgatttaaaaaACAATCTAGGATGCTCTGAGTCTGAGGGACAATGCAAGAATCCCACCAAATCAACAGAACGTGTTTTTGTGACACAGCCAACAATACATAAGGACTATTCCAAAAGGAGAACCAGGCCTGATTACTATGGAAACAGGGACAGAAAAACCATGAACCGTACAGTCAAACCAGCAAAAACAAGGGTTCATAAAAGTGATAAACAAACTAACGGGAAAAAAAGTGATAAACAAACTAACGGGAAAAAAAGTGATAAACAAACTAACGGAAAAGTCATTCCAATAAGCCACATTATTAGAAAAATATTTCAAAACAGGTATGGACAAAGAAGAAAGACTGGTGGCTACAGACACATTTCATCAGAAAGCAGAAGTGACAGTAGCCAGGAATTTGATTAA